A single genomic interval of Microbacterium sp. zg-Y1090 harbors:
- a CDS encoding ATP-dependent helicase, which produces MDDVLARFGPATQDWFHSAFPRPTDAQVGAWDAISHGKHALVVAPTGSGKTLSAFLWAIDRIFHEKPAPADAAPDAAPAKKPARRRREPSPGTSVLYVSPLKALGVDVERNLRSPLVGIGQSARRLGITVPEVTVGVRSGDTPSADRRKLVADPPDILITTPESLYLMLTSQAGLTLRNVHTVIVDEVHAVAATKRGAHLAVSLERLEALRREHADAPETLAPAQRIGLSATVRPIDEVARFLGGGAPVEIVAPRATKAFDLRVVVPVDDMLNPPPPPGSAEADPAAPGGDAAAGDGDGDWFTPSSRPRPAGESTEATGSVWPHVEEAIVDRILAHRSTIVFANSRRLAERLTGRLNEIYAERLGLEPPAPTVPAQLMAQAGSTAGVEPVLAKAHHGSVSKEQRALVEDELKSGVLRCVVATSSLELGIDMGAVDLVIQVEAPPSAASGLQRVGRAGHQVGEVSRAALFPKHRSDVLHTAVVTERMLAGQIEAIAVPQNPLDILAQQTVAACATGPIDVEGWFETLRRSAPFRTLPRSAYEATLDLLAGRFPSDEFAELRPRIVWDRDQGTLTGRPGAQRIAVTSGGTIPDRGLFGVFVAGEARNARVGELDEEMVYESRVNDVFTLGTTSWRIVEITHDRVNVVPAFGQPGKLPFWHGDGLGRPAELGEALGRFAREVSTAPHEKAVARLTDSGLDDNAIVNLLGYLAEQREATGSLPTDRTLTVERGRDEVGDWRIILHSPYGMHVHAPWALAVNARIRERLGVEGAAVASDDGIIARVPDAAAEPPGADLFVFDPEELEQIVTDEVGGSALFASRFRECAARALLLPRLNPNKRAPLWQQRQRSAQLLEVARRHPTFPIILETLREVLQDVYDLPALLRIARSIGDRRIRLVETDPAQPSPYARDLLFGYVGAFMYEGDSPLAERRAAALSVDPALLAELLGKVEMRELLDPEVIAQFEREVQRLDPERHVRGVEGVADLLRLLGPLDAGEVAARLDTETDPDAAGGTDADEGRLAAATAHLDTLVTARRAIRVTVGGVERVAAIEDAARLRDALGTALPVGLPTAFLEPIADPLADLVARHARTHGPFRASAVAARLGLGPAVARQALQRLESQGRVSAGFFLPETMSTGAADEGEWCDSEVLRRLRMRSLAAIRGSVEPVSPEAYARFLPVWQHVTRPLEGIDGVVAVIEQLAGVPIPASAWESLVLPSRVRDYAPGMLDELTATGEVLWSGHGSLPGRDGWIALHVADAAPLTLAAPDDDLAEARESGADGLEARIVAALAGGGAYFAAQLRQLADAENEQSVIEALWNLTWQGRITNDTFAPVRTLLAGGSQAHRTARRTPRARLYRGTALPRPTGAAPPRPPALGGRWSLLPSPESDASARATATASLLLDRYGVVTRGSVQSEGVPGGFAQTYRVLAGFEEAGHCRRGYVIEKLGAAQFAASATVDRLREFAGVADPPPLRAVTLAATDPANPYGAALGWPALDGVSHRPGRKAGGLVVLVDGTLTLYLERGGRSALAFTDDEAALSAAAADLVATARARRLDTLTIEQVNGEFVYGTAVGRALRTAGFVEATRGLTLRKVTAGTALRSPHGTAPTGARGATDA; this is translated from the coding sequence GTGGACGACGTGCTCGCGCGGTTCGGTCCTGCCACGCAGGACTGGTTCCACAGCGCCTTCCCCCGACCGACCGACGCGCAGGTCGGCGCCTGGGATGCCATCTCCCACGGCAAGCACGCCCTGGTGGTCGCCCCGACGGGTTCGGGCAAGACGCTCTCGGCATTCCTCTGGGCCATCGACCGCATCTTCCACGAGAAGCCGGCGCCGGCGGACGCCGCGCCCGACGCCGCCCCCGCGAAGAAGCCGGCGCGCCGTCGCCGCGAGCCGTCGCCCGGCACCAGCGTGCTGTACGTCTCGCCTCTGAAGGCCCTCGGCGTCGATGTCGAGCGCAACCTGCGCTCCCCTCTCGTGGGCATCGGCCAGTCGGCCCGACGGCTGGGCATCACCGTCCCCGAGGTGACGGTCGGCGTGCGCTCCGGCGACACCCCGAGCGCCGACCGCCGCAAACTGGTGGCGGACCCGCCGGACATCCTCATCACGACCCCCGAATCGCTGTACCTCATGCTCACCAGCCAGGCCGGCCTGACGCTGCGCAATGTGCACACGGTCATCGTCGACGAGGTGCACGCCGTCGCCGCCACCAAGCGCGGCGCCCACCTCGCCGTGAGCCTCGAGCGGCTCGAGGCCCTCCGCCGTGAGCACGCCGACGCCCCCGAGACCCTCGCCCCCGCCCAGCGCATCGGCCTGTCGGCCACGGTGCGGCCGATCGACGAGGTCGCCCGCTTCCTGGGCGGCGGCGCCCCGGTGGAGATCGTCGCGCCGCGGGCGACGAAGGCGTTCGACCTGCGCGTCGTGGTGCCCGTCGACGACATGCTGAACCCACCGCCCCCTCCCGGATCGGCCGAGGCGGATCCCGCTGCCCCCGGTGGCGACGCCGCAGCCGGTGACGGCGACGGCGACTGGTTCACCCCCTCATCCCGGCCGCGCCCGGCCGGGGAATCGACCGAGGCGACCGGATCGGTCTGGCCCCACGTCGAAGAGGCGATCGTCGATCGCATCCTGGCCCACCGCTCGACGATCGTCTTCGCGAACTCCCGGCGCCTCGCCGAGCGCCTCACCGGCCGACTCAACGAGATCTACGCCGAGCGACTCGGGCTGGAGCCGCCCGCACCGACCGTGCCCGCGCAGCTGATGGCGCAGGCGGGCTCCACCGCCGGGGTGGAGCCCGTGCTCGCGAAGGCCCACCACGGCTCGGTCTCCAAGGAGCAGCGGGCGCTCGTCGAGGACGAGCTGAAATCGGGGGTGCTGCGCTGCGTCGTGGCGACCAGCTCGCTTGAACTCGGCATCGACATGGGGGCCGTGGACCTGGTGATCCAGGTCGAGGCGCCGCCGTCGGCGGCATCCGGTCTGCAACGCGTGGGACGCGCCGGCCACCAGGTGGGCGAGGTGAGCCGGGCGGCCCTCTTCCCCAAGCACCGCAGCGACGTGCTGCACACGGCCGTGGTGACCGAGCGGATGCTGGCGGGGCAGATCGAGGCGATCGCCGTGCCGCAGAACCCGCTCGACATCCTCGCGCAGCAGACGGTCGCCGCGTGCGCCACCGGACCGATCGACGTGGAGGGATGGTTCGAGACGCTGCGGCGCAGCGCCCCGTTCCGCACCCTCCCGCGGTCCGCCTACGAAGCGACGCTCGACCTGCTGGCGGGCCGGTTCCCCTCCGACGAGTTCGCCGAGCTGCGGCCCCGCATCGTGTGGGACCGCGATCAGGGCACCCTGACCGGCCGGCCCGGCGCCCAGCGCATCGCGGTGACCAGCGGCGGCACCATCCCCGACCGCGGCCTGTTCGGCGTCTTCGTCGCCGGCGAGGCGCGCAACGCCCGTGTCGGCGAGCTCGACGAGGAGATGGTCTACGAGTCGCGCGTCAACGACGTGTTCACGCTCGGCACGACCAGCTGGCGCATCGTGGAGATCACCCATGACCGGGTCAACGTGGTCCCGGCGTTCGGCCAGCCGGGCAAGCTCCCCTTCTGGCACGGCGACGGATTGGGGCGTCCCGCGGAGCTGGGCGAGGCTCTCGGCCGGTTCGCGCGCGAGGTCTCCACCGCCCCGCATGAGAAGGCCGTCGCACGGCTCACCGATTCGGGGCTCGATGACAACGCCATCGTCAACCTGCTCGGCTACCTCGCCGAGCAGCGCGAGGCGACGGGGAGCCTTCCCACCGACCGCACGCTCACCGTGGAACGCGGCCGCGATGAGGTCGGCGACTGGCGCATCATCCTGCATTCCCCCTACGGCATGCACGTCCATGCGCCGTGGGCGCTGGCGGTCAACGCCCGCATCCGCGAGCGGCTGGGGGTCGAGGGTGCCGCCGTGGCGAGCGACGACGGCATCATCGCCCGCGTCCCGGACGCCGCTGCCGAGCCGCCGGGCGCCGACCTGTTCGTCTTCGACCCCGAGGAGCTGGAGCAGATCGTCACCGACGAGGTGGGCGGATCGGCTCTCTTCGCGTCCCGGTTCCGCGAGTGCGCCGCCCGGGCGCTGCTGCTGCCGCGGCTGAACCCCAACAAGCGCGCGCCGCTCTGGCAGCAGCGCCAGCGCTCGGCGCAGCTGCTGGAGGTCGCCCGGCGGCATCCGACCTTCCCGATCATCCTCGAGACGCTCCGCGAGGTGCTGCAGGACGTCTACGACCTCCCCGCCCTGCTGCGCATCGCGCGGTCGATCGGCGACCGCCGCATCCGCCTCGTCGAGACCGATCCCGCCCAGCCCTCGCCCTATGCGCGGGACCTGCTGTTCGGCTACGTGGGCGCCTTCATGTACGAGGGCGACTCGCCCCTCGCCGAACGACGCGCCGCCGCGCTCTCGGTCGACCCGGCGCTGCTGGCGGAGCTGCTGGGCAAGGTCGAGATGCGCGAGCTGCTCGATCCCGAGGTCATCGCGCAGTTCGAACGGGAGGTGCAGCGGCTCGACCCGGAGCGCCACGTGCGGGGCGTCGAGGGCGTCGCCGACCTGCTGCGCCTGCTCGGGCCCCTGGACGCCGGCGAGGTCGCCGCCCGGCTCGACACCGAGACCGACCCCGATGCGGCCGGAGGCACCGACGCCGACGAAGGGCGCCTGGCCGCCGCCACCGCCCACCTCGACACCCTGGTGACGGCACGACGCGCCATCCGCGTGACCGTCGGCGGGGTGGAGCGCGTCGCGGCGATCGAGGATGCCGCGCGCCTGCGCGACGCCCTCGGCACCGCCCTGCCGGTGGGGCTTCCCACCGCGTTCCTCGAACCGATCGCCGACCCGCTGGCCGACCTCGTCGCCCGGCATGCGCGCACGCACGGCCCGTTCCGCGCGTCGGCCGTGGCCGCGCGCCTGGGCCTCGGCCCCGCGGTGGCGCGTCAGGCGCTGCAGCGGCTGGAATCCCAGGGGCGGGTGTCGGCCGGGTTCTTCCTCCCCGAGACGATGTCGACCGGCGCCGCCGACGAGGGCGAGTGGTGCGACAGCGAGGTGCTGCGGCGCCTGCGCATGCGCTCGCTCGCGGCGATCCGGGGCAGCGTCGAGCCGGTCTCCCCCGAGGCGTACGCCCGCTTTCTGCCGGTGTGGCAGCACGTCACCCGGCCGCTGGAGGGCATCGACGGGGTCGTGGCCGTGATCGAGCAGCTGGCCGGGGTGCCGATCCCCGCCAGCGCGTGGGAATCGCTCGTGCTGCCGTCGCGCGTGCGCGACTACGCGCCGGGCATGCTCGACGAACTCACCGCCACCGGCGAGGTGCTGTGGTCGGGGCACGGCTCGCTCCCCGGCCGCGACGGGTGGATCGCCCTGCATGTGGCCGACGCCGCGCCCCTGACCCTCGCCGCTCCCGACGACGACCTCGCCGAAGCCCGGGAGTCCGGCGCGGACGGCCTCGAAGCCCGCATCGTCGCCGCCCTCGCCGGCGGGGGCGCGTACTTCGCGGCGCAGCTGCGCCAGCTGGCGGATGCCGAGAACGAGCAGTCCGTCATCGAGGCGCTGTGGAACCTCACCTGGCAGGGCCGCATCACCAACGACACGTTCGCCCCGGTGCGCACGCTCCTCGCCGGCGGCTCGCAGGCCCACCGCACCGCGCGACGCACCCCCCGGGCGCGGCTGTACCGGGGAACGGCGCTGCCGCGTCCGACCGGCGCCGCCCCGCCCCGCCCTCCCGCGCTCGGCGGCCGGTGGTCGCTGCTGCCCTCGCCCGAATCCGACGCCTCCGCCCGGGCGACGGCGACGGCGAGCCTGCTGCTGGACCGCTACGGCGTCGTCACCCGCGGCAGCGTGCAGTCCGAGGGCGTCCCCGGCGGCTTCGCCCAGACCTACCGGGTGCTCGCCGGTTTCGAAGAGGCCGGACACTGCCGCCGCGGCTACGTCATCGAGAAGCTCGGCGCCGCCCAGTTCGCGGCCTCGGCGACCGTCGACCGGCTGCGCGAGTTCGCCGGCGTCGCCGACCCGCCGCCGCTGCGCGCGGTGACCCTCGCGGCCACCGACCCGGCCAACCCGTACGGCGCGGCGCTGGGCTGGCCGGCGCTGGACGGCGTCTCCCACCGCCCCGGCCGCAAGGCGGGGGGTCTCGTGGTGCTCGTCGACGGCACCCTCACTCTCTACCTCGAGCGCGGCGGCCGATCGGCGCTGGCGTTCACCGACGACGAGGCCGCGCTCTCCGCCGCGGCCGCCGACCTCGTCGCCACGGCGCGCGCGCGGCGGCTGGACACCCTGACGATCGAGCAGGTCAACGGCGAGTTCGTCTACGGCACCGCGGTCGGGCGCGCCCTCCGGACCGCCGGCTTCGTCGAGGCGACGCGCGGGCTGACCCTGCGCAAGGTCACGGCGGGCACGGCGCTGCGCTCCCCGCACGGCACGGCGCCGACGGGCGCACGCGGGGCGACGGATGCCTGA
- a CDS encoding DNA-formamidopyrimidine glycosylase family protein has protein sequence MPEGDTVFRTARRLNDALAGGVITRFDIRVPGSATADLRGETVHDVVARGKHLLLRAGAMSLHSHLKMEGEWHVYSPDGRWRRPGYTARAIVGTAEADAVGFDLAMVEVLPTSAEDRVVGHLGPDPLSDHWDAAEAARRLAADDRAVHVALLDQRNVAGFGNVYANEVLFVRGILPDTPASTVDVAGVIDTGARMIRTNRDRSRRVFTGDARPGQGMWVYGRDGKPCRRCGTLVRSSSLGARPTSDRNVFWCPVCQH, from the coding sequence ATGCCTGAGGGCGACACCGTCTTCCGCACCGCCCGGCGCCTGAACGACGCCCTCGCCGGCGGGGTCATCACGCGGTTCGACATCCGGGTGCCCGGCAGCGCCACCGCGGATCTGCGCGGTGAGACCGTGCACGACGTCGTCGCCCGCGGCAAGCACCTGCTGCTGCGGGCGGGCGCCATGAGCCTCCACTCCCACCTGAAGATGGAGGGCGAGTGGCACGTCTACTCCCCCGACGGCCGGTGGCGCCGCCCCGGGTACACCGCGCGGGCGATCGTCGGCACCGCCGAGGCGGATGCCGTCGGCTTCGACCTGGCGATGGTCGAGGTGCTGCCGACCTCCGCCGAGGACAGGGTCGTCGGCCACCTCGGGCCTGATCCGCTCAGCGATCACTGGGACGCCGCCGAAGCCGCGCGCCGTCTCGCGGCGGACGACAGGGCCGTGCACGTCGCGCTGCTGGATCAGCGCAACGTCGCCGGCTTCGGCAACGTGTACGCCAACGAGGTGCTGTTCGTCCGCGGCATCCTGCCCGACACCCCCGCCTCGACGGTCGACGTCGCCGGGGTGATCGACACCGGCGCACGCATGATCCGCACCAACCGCGATCGATCGCGGCGGGTGTTCACCGGCGATGCGCGCCCGGGGCAGGGAATGTGGGTCTACGGCCGCGACGGCAAACCCTGCCGCCGGTGCGGCACCCTCGTGCGCTCGAGCTCGCTCGGCGCGCGGCCCACCTCGGATCGCAACGTGTTCTGGTGTCCGGTCTGCCAGCACTGA
- a CDS encoding YitT family protein, giving the protein MTETGPSLVFDRTQVVHSVPEDILGMLTGTFTASFGLFLLNASEAVTGGTAGLSLLLGFATTWPFWLLFAVINLPFAVLAIWKKGWRFTLRTVVAIALVSGFSVVHEAFFAIAELNPVYGTLAGNLMCGIGLLIVFRHGGSLGGFNIVALVVQDATGFRAGWTLMVFDVLVVLSALLVVPWPNVVLSALGAVLLNLVLALNHRPGRYIGR; this is encoded by the coding sequence GTGACTGAGACCGGGCCCTCGCTGGTGTTCGACCGCACGCAGGTGGTGCACAGCGTGCCCGAGGACATTCTGGGCATGCTGACCGGCACCTTCACGGCATCCTTCGGGCTGTTCCTGCTCAACGCCTCCGAGGCGGTGACGGGCGGCACGGCGGGCCTGTCCCTGCTGCTGGGCTTCGCCACCACATGGCCGTTCTGGCTGCTGTTCGCCGTGATCAATCTGCCGTTCGCGGTGCTGGCGATCTGGAAGAAGGGGTGGCGGTTCACCCTGCGTACGGTCGTCGCGATCGCGCTCGTGTCGGGGTTCTCCGTCGTGCATGAGGCGTTCTTCGCGATCGCGGAGCTGAACCCGGTCTACGGCACGCTGGCCGGCAACCTCATGTGCGGCATCGGGCTGCTCATCGTCTTCCGCCACGGCGGGAGCCTGGGCGGGTTCAACATCGTCGCCCTCGTCGTGCAGGACGCCACGGGCTTCCGTGCCGGCTGGACGCTCATGGTCTTCGACGTGCTCGTCGTGCTGTCCGCACTGCTGGTGGTGCCGTGGCCGAACGTCGTGCTCAGCGCGCTCGGTGCGGTGCTGCTGAACCTCGTCCTGGCGCTCAACCACCGTCCCGGGCGGTACATCGGTCGATGA
- a CDS encoding transferase, with protein sequence MGKNYVDIENDRGETLRYRKHVNGRGLIAHGAKVHATALVEAGAYVEPGCEVGAGVRIRRGAWIEPDAVIGPNVEIAELAHVGSGAAIGAGAKIGIRTSVGAHAQVVTGSLIGDGEIVGDGERVATDRRGLRLAA encoded by the coding sequence GTGGGAAAGAACTACGTCGACATCGAGAACGACCGCGGCGAGACGCTGCGCTACCGCAAGCACGTCAATGGGCGCGGGCTGATCGCGCACGGGGCGAAGGTGCACGCGACGGCGCTCGTCGAAGCAGGAGCGTACGTCGAGCCCGGCTGCGAAGTCGGCGCGGGTGTGCGCATCCGTCGCGGTGCGTGGATCGAACCCGACGCCGTCATCGGCCCGAACGTCGAGATCGCAGAACTGGCCCACGTGGGCTCGGGAGCCGCGATCGGTGCGGGCGCGAAGATCGGCATCCGCACCTCTGTCGGCGCTCACGCGCAGGTGGTCACCGGGTCGCTCATCGGCGACGGCGAGATCGTCGGCGACGGCGAGAGGGTCGCCACCGACCGTCGCGGGCTGCGTCTCGCGGCCTAG
- a CDS encoding thermonuclease family protein produces the protein MTRIILTTMAAMLVVFALVFGLWQQFAEPEDRADSLTPGPSDALVGVPEPRDVAPVEAAPVAVPLPADAVALTVERIVDGDTIRAVAPGGDGESLRIRLIGIDTPEMDPTQCWAPEATDALAALIPPGSTVWAAPDVEDRDRYDRLLRYLWTPDGRFVNLELAAAGAADTLSIAPNTTHAATLAASVAAAQQAGTGMWGACG, from the coding sequence GTGACCCGCATCATCCTCACCACGATGGCGGCGATGCTCGTGGTGTTCGCCCTGGTCTTCGGCCTCTGGCAACAGTTCGCCGAGCCGGAGGACCGAGCAGACTCGCTGACGCCCGGGCCGTCCGATGCCCTCGTCGGGGTGCCCGAGCCCCGCGATGTCGCTCCTGTCGAGGCCGCCCCGGTGGCGGTGCCGTTGCCCGCCGACGCCGTCGCGCTCACGGTCGAGCGCATCGTCGACGGCGACACCATCCGCGCCGTCGCACCCGGTGGCGACGGCGAGTCACTGCGCATCCGCCTCATCGGCATCGACACCCCGGAGATGGATCCCACGCAGTGCTGGGCGCCCGAGGCCACCGATGCCCTCGCGGCGCTCATCCCGCCGGGCTCCACCGTCTGGGCGGCCCCCGATGTGGAGGACCGCGACCGGTACGACCGGCTGCTGCGCTATCTGTGGACTCCGGACGGGCGATTCGTGAACCTCGAACTGGCCGCGGCCGGCGCCGCGGACACGCTGAGCATCGCCCCGAACACCACGCACGCGGCCACGCTGGCCGCCTCGGTCGCCGCCGCCCAGCAGGCGGGCACCGGGATGTGGGGGGCGTGCGGCTGA
- a CDS encoding DUF1304 domain-containing protein — protein sequence MAIAGIVVAVLAAVLHVVIFTMESVLWTRPPVWQRFGVADQAAAETTRSMAYNQGFYNLFLAVGAALGAVLYGAAGAGGDTPMAVAGYTLMLFSLGSMLAAAVVLVTTGARYLRPAAVQGTLPLIGIVLLLVAR from the coding sequence ATGGCGATCGCAGGAATCGTGGTGGCGGTGCTGGCGGCGGTGCTGCACGTGGTGATCTTCACGATGGAGAGCGTCCTGTGGACGCGCCCGCCTGTGTGGCAGCGCTTCGGAGTGGCAGACCAGGCGGCAGCGGAGACGACGCGGTCGATGGCCTACAACCAGGGCTTCTACAACCTCTTCCTGGCGGTGGGGGCGGCGCTGGGGGCGGTGCTGTACGGCGCCGCAGGCGCGGGTGGGGACACGCCGATGGCCGTCGCCGGTTACACGCTCATGCTTTTCAGCCTCGGTTCGATGCTCGCCGCCGCTGTCGTGCTCGTCACGACGGGGGCACGCTACCTCCGTCCGGCCGCCGTGCAGGGCACCCTGCCGCTGATCGGCATCGTGCTGCTGCTCGTGGCGCGCTGA
- a CDS encoding LysR family substrate-binding domain-containing protein, which produces MARGGSGRSHGTPRRPAARPAGKGAKAAQAGKAAKGAHRPQRPAAPRAEPSPEAAVAPGPFRLGAIPGATPGKWIDLWTQRMPRNPLELVPLTVAWQREALTSGEVDAALVRTPIDAVGLSAIPLYDEQPVVVCSADSHLTAAEELTLEDLAGEVLIVPDDAVVDAKVPGAVPPSFAAPTDTAEAVETVAAGVGILIVPMSLARLHHRRDITFRPLRDGPTSPVALAWPTEATTPLVETFIGIVRGRTANSSRG; this is translated from the coding sequence ATGGCACGAGGCGGCAGCGGACGATCCCACGGCACCCCCCGCCGGCCCGCCGCACGGCCCGCCGGCAAGGGCGCGAAGGCCGCGCAGGCCGGCAAGGCGGCGAAGGGCGCGCACCGGCCGCAACGCCCTGCGGCGCCGCGCGCCGAGCCCTCCCCCGAGGCGGCCGTGGCGCCCGGCCCGTTCCGCCTCGGCGCGATCCCCGGCGCCACCCCCGGCAAGTGGATCGACCTCTGGACGCAGCGGATGCCGCGCAACCCGCTGGAGCTCGTGCCGTTGACGGTGGCCTGGCAGCGCGAGGCCCTCACCTCGGGCGAGGTCGACGCCGCCCTGGTGCGCACCCCGATCGATGCCGTCGGGCTCTCGGCCATCCCCCTCTACGATGAGCAGCCCGTCGTCGTCTGCTCCGCCGACTCGCACCTCACCGCCGCCGAGGAGCTGACGCTCGAGGACCTCGCCGGCGAGGTGCTGATCGTCCCCGACGACGCCGTGGTCGACGCGAAGGTGCCCGGGGCCGTCCCGCCCTCGTTCGCGGCGCCCACCGACACCGCGGAGGCGGTGGAGACGGTGGCGGCGGGCGTCGGCATCCTGATCGTTCCCATGTCGCTCGCCCGACTGCATCACCGCCGCGACATCACCTTCCGCCCGCTGCGGGATGGACCGACGTCGCCGGTGGCGCTCGCCTGGCCGACGGAGGCGACGACGCCCCTCGTCGAGACGTTCATCGGCATCGTGCGCGGTCGTACGGCGAACTCGTCCCGCGGCTAG
- a CDS encoding glutamine amidotransferase-related protein yields the protein MVTLAYVCARPQAGAADGEYASFRAAMRRDDLERIDLVRDGLPADAFDRYAGFVVGGSPFNVTDPRSTKTDVQLRVEGDLERIAERAASAATGALFTCYGIGIVTRMLGGEVSRAYPEDTGPSVIRLTPAAASDRVFGGLAAQFTALTAHKEGSGDVPPGATLLATNDACPVQAYRVGDTLYATQFHPEPTGSAFTERMAVYRDDGYFSANDYDAIAARVVRASLTEPVRLLQQFARAFGA from the coding sequence ATGGTGACGCTGGCGTACGTGTGTGCGCGACCGCAGGCGGGCGCCGCCGATGGGGAGTACGCCTCCTTCCGCGCGGCGATGCGCCGTGACGACCTCGAGCGCATCGACCTCGTGCGCGATGGGCTCCCCGCCGACGCCTTCGACCGGTACGCCGGCTTCGTCGTCGGCGGCAGCCCTTTCAACGTCACCGACCCGCGCTCGACGAAGACCGACGTGCAGCTGAGGGTCGAAGGCGATCTCGAGCGCATCGCCGAGCGCGCCGCCTCCGCAGCCACCGGGGCGCTGTTCACCTGTTACGGCATCGGGATCGTCACGCGCATGCTGGGCGGCGAGGTCTCGAGGGCCTACCCCGAGGACACCGGACCCAGTGTCATCCGACTCACTCCCGCGGCAGCATCCGATCGCGTCTTCGGCGGTCTCGCCGCGCAGTTCACGGCGCTCACCGCGCACAAGGAGGGGTCGGGCGACGTGCCCCCCGGTGCGACGCTGCTCGCCACGAACGACGCCTGTCCGGTGCAGGCCTACCGCGTCGGCGACACCCTCTACGCCACCCAGTTCCACCCCGAGCCCACCGGGAGCGCGTTCACCGAGCGCATGGCGGTCTACCGCGACGACGGGTACTTCTCCGCGAACGATTACGACGCCATCGCCGCGCGGGTGGTGCGGGCCTCCCTCACCGAGCCGGTGCGCCTGCTGCAGCAGTTCGCACGCGCATTCGGCGCCTGA
- a CDS encoding tryptophan-rich sensory protein: MSATTTTRPRAAEAEARPADLVRQIAVISAVVFMLISAVVGVGVLGGTPVEDVQGGSLDSDASYLAPASQAFSIWSVIYVLMTAYAIWQALPSQRADARQRLLGWWIALTAVLNGLWLVAAQFATLPLTVLVIVLLLIALAWTFRLAVSMPPRGVRQALFTDITVGLHLGWVALATVANTAAWLTTIAPAEWEQAAEPVGIAVLIVVAIIGAGIAIASRGRIAPGLAMGWGLTWIGIGRFADEPVSDPIAFAAWAAAAVVVLTPIVVTAVHFSRNRA, encoded by the coding sequence ATGAGCGCCACGACCACGACTCGTCCTCGGGCGGCGGAAGCCGAGGCCCGGCCCGCCGACCTCGTCCGCCAGATCGCCGTCATCAGCGCGGTGGTCTTCATGCTGATCTCCGCCGTCGTGGGGGTGGGCGTGCTGGGCGGTACGCCCGTGGAGGACGTGCAGGGCGGGTCGCTGGATTCGGACGCGTCGTATCTCGCCCCCGCCAGCCAGGCGTTCTCCATCTGGAGCGTCATCTACGTGCTCATGACCGCCTACGCGATCTGGCAGGCACTGCCGTCGCAGCGCGCCGACGCGCGCCAGCGGCTGCTGGGCTGGTGGATCGCCCTCACCGCCGTGCTGAACGGACTGTGGCTGGTCGCCGCGCAGTTCGCCACCCTCCCGCTCACGGTGCTGGTCATCGTGCTGCTGCTGATCGCCCTCGCGTGGACCTTCCGCCTCGCGGTGTCGATGCCGCCGCGCGGCGTGCGCCAGGCGCTGTTCACCGACATCACGGTGGGACTGCACCTGGGATGGGTCGCGCTGGCCACGGTGGCGAACACCGCCGCGTGGCTCACCACGATCGCACCGGCGGAGTGGGAGCAGGCGGCGGAGCCGGTGGGCATCGCGGTGCTCATCGTCGTCGCGATCATCGGCGCGGGCATCGCGATCGCCAGCCGCGGCCGCATCGCCCCGGGCCTCGCGATGGGATGGGGACTGACGTGGATCGGCATCGGCCGGTTCGCCGATGAGCCGGTCAGCGATCCGATCGCCTTCGCCGCATGGGCCGCGGCCGCCGTGGTCGTGCTCACCCCCATCGTGGTGACGGCGGTGCACTTCTCCCGCAACCGCGCCTGA